The genomic DNA CGGTATCACTCCAACCACCTTCCAACAGACGTTTATAGGGGATTACAAAGTCACCATCAAGAAATACCTGTACGAGAAATACAGTACGCACGTCACGCTGGATCCGGCCAAGCAGTTGGCGCTCGATGTTAACCTGTCTCCTAAGACACGAATCAAAGCGGCGGCTCGTTCGGTGTTCATCCCGGGGTGGGGTCAGCGCTATAGCGAACAGAAAGGGAAGAGTCTGCTCTTCATGTTTCTGGCCGCCGGTTCGGTGGCGGCGTATGCTATAGCCGATCATGAGTTTGACAAGGACTTCGATCTCTACGAAACGCGCAAGGCAGAATATGATTCCGCCAGGACGCACGGCGCCTCGTATCAGGAATTGCAGCAACGGTATGTGGCGTGGTCGGACGCCCAGAAAGAAGCCTACGACTCAGAGGACATCCGGCGCATCACGATAGGCACGGTCATCGGCGTGTGGGGATTGAACGTGCTCGATGCCCTTCTGTTTTTCCCGAACAACCGCGGCTCGATCACGGTGCAGGGAATCGATATCCACCCGGATACCAAGAATCAGACTTTCGGTCTGGTTGTGTCAAAGCGATGGTGAGGAAAGGTGGTCGTATGTCACGAATTATAGTGAAACTCCTCGCCGGAACGATACTCTGCGGGGCGCTTATATATGTCGGATGCAATCGGTATCTGGAATCCTCGGAGCCGGACCAGAAGCTCCCCAACGCACCGGTCACGCCTATCAACGTGCAGGCTCAGATCGAGAATCAGTCAGTGTCGTTGAGTTGGCAGCTGACCGACAGCAGTGGCGTGAGCCGCTTCCGCGTATACGTCGCGGACTCCACCGAGGCAAATTATATCCTTCGAGATTCCACCACGGCCTATTC from Candidatus Zixiibacteriota bacterium includes the following:
- a CDS encoding PEGA domain-containing protein, encoding MLKRILTALAIGCLLSIAAHGQEVPPGGLTVRSSPPGADVLLEGEAVAAGITPTTFQQTFIGDYKVTIKKYLYEKYSTHVTLDPAKQLALDVNLSPKTRIKAAARSVFIPGWGQRYSEQKGKSLLFMFLAAGSVAAYAIADHEFDKDFDLYETRKAEYDSARTHGASYQELQQRYVAWSDAQKEAYDSEDIRRITIGTVIGVWGLNVLDALLFFPNNRGSITVQGIDIHPDTKNQTFGLVVSKRW